In a single window of the Perca flavescens isolate YP-PL-M2 chromosome 18, PFLA_1.0, whole genome shotgun sequence genome:
- the cdc40 gene encoding pre-mRNA-processing factor 17, with the protein MSATVASLVSYGSDSDSENESNLNTDVEKVDLADPDAMAHLKPLKSVPTMSVAVLNSAPEVAVKEAVETGTHLDPSLKEVTYNPTFETMFAPEFGPINPFKSQQMAAPRNMLSGYAEPAHLNDFMFEQQRRTFSTYGYALDPSVDTHQVSCSSYIGAVDEAEKNKGLTVFESGQKKSEKRKKIKGGEAGEIDNFLGPWAKYIDEKDGAKPSEEEQKELDEIIAKRQKKGKNEEDAPAEEKTILHVKDMYDYQGRSYLHVPQDVGINLRSADAPDKCYLPKKQIHVWSGHTKGVSAIRLFPSSGHLLLSSSMDCKIKLWEVYGERRCIRTFIGHSKAVRDICFNNTGTQFLSAAYDRYLKLWDTETGQCISRFTNRKVPYCVKFNPDEDKQSLFVAGMSDKKIVQWDIRTGEVVQEYDRHLGAVNTITFVDENRRFVSTSDDKSLRVWEWDIPVDFKYIAEPSMHSMPAVTLSPNGKWLACQSMDNQILIFGAQNRFRLNKKKVFKGHMVAGYACQVDFSPDMSYVVSGDADGKLNIWDWKTTKLYHRIKAHDKVCISALWHPHETSKVITCGWDGQIKLWD; encoded by the exons ATGTCTGCCACCGTGGCTTCCCTCGTTTCGTACGGTAGCGATTCTGATTCAGAAAATGAGTCGAATTTGAATACAGATGTTGAGAAAGTGGACCTAGCGGACCCGGACGCCATGGCTCACCTTAAACCTCTAAAGTCTGTACCCACGATGTCCGTGGCTGTTCTCAATTCTGCTCCCGAGGTCGCCGTTAAA GAGGCTGTTGAGACTGGTACACATCTGGacccttcattgaaagaagtcACCTACAACCCGACATTTGAGACCATGTTTGCACCAGAG TTTGGGCCAATAAACCCATTTAAAAGCCAGCAGATGGCTGCCCCCAGGAACATGTTATCTGGCTATGCAGAACCTGCTCACCTCAACGACTTCATGTTTGAACAGCAAAGGAGGACCTTCTCCACCTATG GTTATGCTTTAGATCCATCTGTTGACACACACCAGGTATCCTGCAGTAGCTACATTGGTGCAGTGGATGAGGCTGAGAAAAATAAAG GACTAACTGTGTTTGAGAGCGGACAGAAGAAGtcagagaaaaggaaaaagatcAAAGGTGGAGAAGCAGGAGAGATTGACAACTTCCTTGGACCATGGGCAAAATATATAGACGAGAAAGATGGGGCCAAACCGTCAGAG gaaGAGCAGAAAGAGCTGGATGAGATCATAGCCAAGAGGCAGAAGAAGGGAAAGAACGAAGAAGATGCCCCTGCAGAAGAGAAGACTATTCTCCATG TTAAAGACATGTATGATTACCAGGGCAGGTCCTACCTCCACGTCCCACAGGATGTGGGCATCAACCTGCGTTCTGCAGATGCTCCCGACAAGTGTTACCTGCCTAAGAAACAGATTCATGTCTGGTCTGGACACACCAAG GGTGTCAGTGCTATCAGACTATTTCCTAGCTCTGGTCATCTACTGCTCTCCTCCTCCATGGACTGTAAGATCAAG CTGTGGGAAGTGTATGGCGAGAGGAGGTGTATACGCACATTTATTG GTCACAGCAAAGCAGTGCGAGACATTTGTTTCAACAACACTGGGACCCAGTTCCTCAGCGCTGCCTATGACCGCTACCTCAAACTCTGGGACACTGAGACAG GCCAGTGTATCTCCCGCTTCACCAACAGGAAGGTACCGTACTGCGTCAAGTTCAACCCAGACGAGGACAAACAGAGCCTTTTTGTGGCCGGCATGTCGGATAAGAAGATTGTTCAG TGGGACATCAGGACAGGCGAGGTGGTTCAGGAGTACGACCGTCACCTGGGAGCCGTCAACACCATCACCTTTGTGGATGAGAACCGTCGGTTTGTCAGCACATCGGACGACAAGAGTCTTCGAGTTTGGGAGTG GGACATCCCTGTGGACTTCAAGTACATTGCCGAGCCTAGTATGCACTCTATGCCAGCTGTGACACTCTCTCCCAACG GTAAATGGCTAGCGTGCCAGTCTATGGACAACCAGATTCTGATCTTTGGAGCCCAAAACCGCTTCAGACTGAACAAGAAGAAAGTTTTCAAAGGCCACATGGTGGCTGGCTATGCCTGCCAAGTGGACTTCTCCCCAGACATGAG CTATGTGGTGTCAGGAGATGCGGATGGAAAACTGAACATTTGGGATTGGAAGACCACCAAGCTTTACCACAGGATCAAGGCTCATGACAAGGTGTGCATCAGCGCGCTATGGCATCCACATGAAACCTCCAAGGTTATCACCTGTGGTTGGGATGGACAAATCAAACTCTGGGACTAG